A stretch of DNA from Gimesia chilikensis:
AAGCTCCAGTGACCAGACAGGCAAGTCCAGCGAGGAAATGCACGAGCAGATTTGATGGGAAATGATGCATGGAATCTCTTCTTAAAACGATTTGCGAATTGTGGCTATGTTGGGCTGCTGTGAGCAGGTTGTGTTATTCATCCAGTTGGTCGGCGTCCTGCGTTTTACGCTTGCGGACCGGTCGCTTCGTCAATTGAACATTTTCGAGTTCGATCGGTGTCAACTGGTTATTTCCTTCTTCGACGGTAATGGTGATCTCTGAATCCTGGGGGATCGAATATTTTTTCCCCAGTTTGTTCCAGGGTTTATCGGAATTCGGATTATCGAACCAGAGGATCCCCACCTGATACTCTCCTGCAGGGGCGCCGTCGCCATGCTGATAGGTGGTGAGCTGAAAATGCCCTTTTTCATCCACCTTGGCCCGTGGTCTGGTGCCGCGTGAATCAAATTCCTCGCCATCGGCAGGATAAAACACCATCACGGCTCCTGTTGCCGGTTCTCCGTTGATGGTCAATATTCCCTCCACCGTCTGCAAATCAGGCCGCGGATCCTGATTTCCACAACCAGAGAACAGCAACAGGCTCAATAACGCGATGCTGCAGGGGACATTGAAAACAGACGATTTCACGGAATCACTCCAGCTAACATGGTGACAAGTAATACGGTAAGAGAATAAGCAACAGTGGACCCCGCGGGCAGTTCCCCGGCTTCCTCAACTCAACCAGGTCAAGCGTTGTTTAAAACTCGCCTACAACTTCTCCGCCTCCGTAGGTGCAGAGGGCGATAAAGGTGAGATTGCTCATATTTTCGCTGAGGAAGCGGACCGACCCATCGGCGAGTGCCACCTGCACGCCTCCAGTATGGAAGGAGAGGGGATTGGCCCACTTGTTGGTCGAGTTGATGAAGTTCGGCCCATAGCGTGTGACGCCATCGTCTTCAAAGCCATACATCCAGCCGGCACAGGGGCCTGCCCAGTAATCAAACCAGCCTCCAAACTCGGGGTTGTTCGTGACGAAGGTTCCCGATGTGCGGTCCTTGTAAATCCACTGTGATCGTCCCGCTGATTCATGCACGATGATTGTGTTCGATGTGCCATCGACGATATCGCGAAACCGTTTCCCAGATCCCCCGCCACCAAAGATCCCCAGATTGGAATCCGCGGCGGCACCAGGCACATACACCTGATGAGAGTTACTGTGAATTCCCCGCTGACCGGCGTAGTCCGAAGTAAATGCGCCTCGGTTGGCATCGATGGTCCAGCCGCTGGAGAGACGCATGCGTAATTCCGGCGTCATCTGTGTGCCACCTGGAGTAGACGGGCATTCAAAGAGTGTAAGTTTGGTTTCGATCGCATCCTGGTTTTCGGTATCCCAGAAGGAGTAATCGTGGTTGTAGATGTTTCCGAGAGATGCCTGATCGAAATAGCTCAATGTCTGTGGGATCCAGCTGTTGTAGTGAAAGGATCCATCAGCGCGCTGTCCGTAGTAAGTCTCTAACGGAAAGATCTGGTGGGTGCCTGCGTAGTTGTGCAACGCCAGCCCGATCTGTTTGAGGTTATTCTTACATTGCGTACGTCGGGCCGCTTCACGCGCCTGTTGAACGGCAGGGAGTAACAGTGCAATGAGGATTGCGATAATCGCGATTACGACCAGCAACTCAATTAAAGTGAACCCGCGGCGCGCACGGTTGGATTGCGAACAGGACATGGGAATCTCCGGAGTAGATCTTAAATCGACAACACACAGGCAGACCGTTTCAGTCGCGGGGGTTGTCTGGAAGCAATTCCGGTGGGGCTGGCATCGCTGA
This window harbors:
- a CDS encoding DUF1559 domain-containing protein, whose amino-acid sequence is MSCSQSNRARRGFTLIELLVVIAIIAILIALLLPAVQQAREAARRTQCKNNLKQIGLALHNYAGTHQIFPLETYYGQRADGSFHYNSWIPQTLSYFDQASLGNIYNHDYSFWDTENQDAIETKLTLFECPSTPGGTQMTPELRMRLSSGWTIDANRGAFTSDYAGQRGIHSNSHQVYVPGAAADSNLGIFGGGGSGKRFRDIVDGTSNTIIVHESAGRSQWIYKDRTSGTFVTNNPEFGGWFDYWAGPCAGWMYGFEDDGVTRYGPNFINSTNKWANPLSFHTGGVQVALADGSVRFLSENMSNLTFIALCTYGGGEVVGEF